A stretch of DNA from Gloeocapsopsis sp. IPPAS B-1203:
TGACTACATTGTTTAGCTTACAGTGGCGATGTATCTGGACCTTTCTTCTCAGAACGTGGTGGAATGCGGAAAGTTTCAGTTGTATCTCGCTGTACAATATTTGTCCGAGGTGCAGTGCTCTGAGGATCAGGCACGTTGTCACCCCAATTCTGACGATATAAAACTTCCAACTCACTTCCTGCTCTACGGAAAACTTTGACTTGGTTGACAACAAAAGCTTGAAACAACCGATAGAATGCTAGGCTAATAATTGCAACAACAAGACCTGCTGCAGTACTAATCAGCGATTCACCAATCCCTAGCGTTACTCCCGCCGCAGAAGCTGTTCCGAGATCGCCAAGACGAATATTTCTCAAAGATCGGATCAAACCTAGTACGGTTCCTAGTAAACCAAGTAAGGGAGCTAATGCAATAACTGCTTCAAGGATTTTTTCTCCTTGCCGCATGGCTGCTAATTCGTCCTCAGCAGTTGCTTCTAATGCTAGTCGGAAGAGATCAGGATCAGGTCTAGACAAACGCAACGGAGCATAAAGAAACCGCCCGATAGGTTGATCTGTGGCTCTTTTAGCAAGCTGTGTAGCTCCTGCCCAATTATCACGAGCTGCATAAAGGATGCGATTTACAATTTCTCGTTCTTGGTTCAAAATTCTAAACCAAAACCACAAGCGTTCAATAATGACACTCAAAGACAAAATCGAGAGTGCCAGCAATGGTAGCATTGCTGGTCCACCATTTCTAAATATTTCTATGACATCCACCGTTCTTACATACCTCCGTTCACTAGACTTTTTGGCAAAGACCTCATTGTACAAGTCGCGTAATCATATGTTATGCTCGACGCGTGAATTGCGCGTCATTTTGCTTAACAGACATTAGCTAGAGTTTACGAGCAAATGCTGATTTCTCTTCAACAGCATAGTTTACATTGTTTGTTTATTAAGGGAACCCATCGGCTGCATCCTTATTGTGAAACAGATAGCTAGCACTTAAGCACAATCTTGCAAAGAGTTTTAGGTGATTAACTGTAGAAACTAACAAATTATTTCAGTTTCAGCCACACCTATCTTTGGACAGGTATCCAGAAAAGTTACCTGTAGAATTTTCCAAACAAAAAGCAGACGGTTATTTCTACCAGAAGTTTACCCAGATGTCTGTCACGATAAAAGTAAGTGTAGGGTAATCTCAATTAACTATGAACTTTAGCATTCAAGCGGTTTATAACTGGTATCGCAATCTTTTGCGTAACCCTAAGTACCGTTGGTGGGTTGTGTTAGGAACAGCATTTTATTTCTTGCTACCGTTTGACGTTGCACCAGATTTTCTGCCAGTTGTAGGACAAATAGATGATGTCTTTTTGATATCACTGCTCGTTGCAGAAATTTCTCAAATCCTGATTGAAGGTGTCAAA
This window harbors:
- a CDS encoding MotA/TolQ/ExbB proton channel family protein, translating into MDVIEIFRNGGPAMLPLLALSILSLSVIIERLWFWFRILNQEREIVNRILYAARDNWAGATQLAKRATDQPIGRFLYAPLRLSRPDPDLFRLALEATAEDELAAMRQGEKILEAVIALAPLLGLLGTVLGLIRSLRNIRLGDLGTASAAGVTLGIGESLISTAAGLVVAIISLAFYRLFQAFVVNQVKVFRRAGSELEVLYRQNWGDNVPDPQSTAPRTNIVQRDTTETFRIPPRSEKKGPDTSPL
- a CDS encoding YkvA family protein, with the protein product MNFSIQAVYNWYRNLLRNPKYRWWVVLGTAFYFLLPFDVAPDFLPVVGQIDDVFLISLLVAEISQILIEGVKARKVNTEYNQAADDGNVSSAASTIDVDAVSVK